The following are encoded in a window of Hyalangium minutum genomic DNA:
- a CDS encoding SIR2 family NAD-dependent protein deacylase, whose product MSIPSPFEELLAVAKGPAGEAVLVVTGAGVSLASGIPTFRGTDPGAVWANDVTQKGTRAYYRQSPHQSWLWYLKRFESLKGAQPNDAHRALAQWQQRQQALGREFLLVTQNIDTLHEQAGSRDFVKVHGSSDLARCTQLTCTHGPPYGTLPMAEVDFTALYANPSRETVPRCPVCQSKLRPHVLWFDEYYSEHGSYQFDRVIRQARKSRLVVFIGTSFSVGITAIVTEEARIHGAHVFSIDPAGTSPSHDIQVVAEGAEVALPRLVASL is encoded by the coding sequence GTGTCCATACCGTCGCCATTCGAAGAGCTGCTCGCGGTCGCCAAGGGGCCCGCGGGCGAGGCCGTCCTGGTCGTCACCGGCGCAGGCGTCAGTCTGGCCAGTGGCATTCCCACTTTTCGCGGGACGGACCCCGGCGCCGTCTGGGCCAATGACGTCACCCAGAAGGGCACCCGCGCTTACTACCGCCAATCGCCCCATCAGTCCTGGCTCTGGTACCTCAAGCGCTTCGAGTCCCTGAAAGGCGCCCAGCCGAACGATGCTCACCGCGCCCTGGCGCAGTGGCAGCAGCGGCAGCAAGCCCTCGGCCGGGAGTTCCTCCTCGTCACCCAGAACATCGACACCCTCCACGAGCAGGCCGGGAGCCGCGATTTCGTGAAGGTGCATGGGAGCTCGGATCTCGCGCGCTGCACTCAGCTGACCTGCACCCACGGCCCGCCGTACGGCACGCTTCCGATGGCGGAGGTGGACTTCACCGCGCTGTACGCGAATCCCAGCCGCGAGACCGTGCCGCGTTGCCCCGTGTGCCAGAGCAAACTGCGCCCCCACGTGCTCTGGTTCGATGAGTACTACTCGGAGCATGGCTCGTATCAGTTCGACCGCGTCATCCGGCAGGCGCGAAAGAGCCGGCTGGTCGTCTTCATCGGGACGTCCTTCTCCGTGGGTATCACGGCCATCGTGACCGAGGAGGCCCGGATACACGGCGCTCATGTGTTCAGCATCGACCCCGCTGGGACATCTCCCTCTCATGACATCCAGGTCGTGGCGGAGGGGGCAGAGGTGGCGCTCCCGCGGCTCGTGGCGTCGCTCTAA
- a CDS encoding PQQ-binding-like beta-propeller repeat protein, which produces MGCKRGPERVFEFSTDASSRAGLVGLEDGVLVSNEAGALVRLNRKGEPVWRVKLGQEVAGRPAVVGDSVLAGTVGGELVRLGLADGTERWRLTGEPPVMTGLVADEASVYVLGPDGAVRAHAMDTGQVKWRRPAPKPEETHLEPGQRLPAPELAGGVLAVSLGEAGLVGLSVENGEVRWRRLMGPVLGMTREGDTLYVSTRTGKTAAVGMTDGALRWEQSPAPVLTSPPTFVQGVLWVGATEPPQLLAVSPSNGKRLSSIPLPSPLVTQLAVHGEELVVPTSGREGLVLTLKRQGGAPVLTLRTDTPMRTQPVVLGDQLFVLGLDGRVLSWSLRPPEP; this is translated from the coding sequence ATGGGGTGCAAGCGAGGCCCGGAGCGGGTCTTCGAGTTCTCGACGGACGCGTCCTCGCGAGCGGGGCTGGTGGGGCTGGAGGACGGCGTGCTGGTGAGCAACGAGGCAGGCGCGCTGGTGCGGCTGAATCGGAAGGGCGAACCGGTGTGGCGGGTGAAGCTGGGGCAGGAGGTGGCGGGGCGGCCGGCGGTGGTGGGGGACAGCGTGCTTGCGGGGACGGTGGGAGGGGAGTTGGTGCGGCTGGGGCTGGCGGACGGGACGGAGCGCTGGCGCCTCACGGGAGAGCCGCCGGTGATGACGGGGCTGGTCGCGGATGAGGCGTCCGTCTACGTGCTGGGGCCGGACGGAGCGGTGCGAGCCCATGCGATGGATACGGGGCAGGTGAAGTGGAGGCGCCCCGCGCCCAAGCCGGAGGAAACGCATCTGGAACCCGGCCAGAGGCTCCCGGCGCCCGAGTTAGCGGGAGGGGTGCTGGCGGTGTCGCTGGGAGAGGCGGGGCTGGTGGGCCTCTCGGTGGAGAACGGAGAGGTCCGCTGGCGCCGACTGATGGGGCCCGTGCTGGGAATGACGCGGGAGGGCGACACGCTGTACGTGTCGACGCGGACAGGGAAGACGGCGGCGGTAGGGATGACGGACGGCGCACTGCGTTGGGAGCAGTCCCCGGCCCCGGTGCTCACGAGCCCACCGACATTCGTGCAAGGGGTGCTCTGGGTCGGAGCGACCGAGCCTCCACAATTGCTGGCGGTGTCCCCCTCGAATGGGAAGCGGCTGTCGAGCATTCCCCTCCCCTCTCCGCTCGTGACGCAGCTCGCCGTGCACGGGGAGGAACTCGTGGTACCCACGAGCGGACGCGAGGGGCTCGTGCTCACGCTGAAGCGCCAGGGAGGAGCCCCAGTGCTCACCCTGCGGACGGACACACCGATGAGGACGCAGCCGGTGGTGCTCGGGGATCAGCTCTTCGTGCTGGGGCTGGACGGGCGGGTGCTCTCCTGGAGCCTCCGTCCGCCCGAGCCGTGA
- the add gene encoding adenosine deaminase, with protein MASIRDDELPSATGIPSAARRTDISPPPAIEVTEELLHALPKTDLHCHLDGSMRLKTILELAEQQKVSLPADSVDGLAQAIHMGQVCKSLEEYLVAFDVTLSVLQTAEALYRAAYELAVDAASENVRYLEVRYSPALHLQKGLKMTTVIDSVLEGLRAAKRETGIKCGVIVCGIRHINPQTSMRLAELSVAYKNRGVIGFDLAGAEASFPAKDHKEAFQLILKNNVNCTAHAGEAFGPESIGQAIHYLGAHRIGHGTRLREDGDLLNYVNDHRIPLEVCPTSNVQTGAVPSLAAHPLKFYFDYGLRVTINTDNRLITDTTVTKELWLAHKELGLALEDLTTVIVSGFKSAFLPFREKQDMLRAVNQEIATTLAAFEKRPTAVKKPA; from the coding sequence ATGGCCTCCATTCGCGACGACGAGCTCCCCAGCGCCACCGGAATCCCTTCCGCGGCTCGGCGCACCGACATCTCCCCACCTCCCGCCATCGAGGTCACCGAGGAGCTGCTGCACGCCCTCCCCAAGACGGACCTGCACTGCCACCTCGATGGCTCCATGCGCCTGAAGACCATCCTCGAGCTCGCCGAGCAGCAGAAAGTCTCGCTGCCCGCCGATTCCGTGGACGGCCTGGCCCAGGCCATTCATATGGGCCAGGTGTGCAAGAGCCTCGAGGAGTACCTCGTGGCCTTCGACGTCACCCTCTCCGTGCTCCAGACGGCCGAGGCCCTCTACCGCGCCGCCTATGAGCTCGCCGTGGACGCCGCCTCCGAGAACGTGCGCTACCTGGAGGTCCGCTACTCGCCCGCACTGCACCTGCAGAAGGGCCTGAAGATGACCACCGTCATCGACTCGGTGCTCGAGGGGCTGCGCGCCGCCAAGCGCGAGACGGGCATCAAGTGCGGCGTCATCGTCTGCGGCATCCGCCACATCAACCCCCAGACGTCCATGCGCCTGGCCGAGCTGAGCGTGGCCTACAAGAACCGCGGCGTCATCGGCTTTGACTTGGCCGGCGCCGAGGCCAGCTTCCCCGCCAAGGACCACAAGGAAGCCTTCCAGCTCATCCTCAAGAACAACGTCAACTGCACCGCCCACGCGGGTGAGGCCTTCGGCCCCGAGTCCATCGGGCAGGCCATCCACTACCTCGGCGCCCACCGCATCGGCCACGGCACGCGCCTGCGCGAGGATGGAGACTTGCTCAACTACGTGAACGATCACCGCATCCCGCTGGAGGTGTGCCCCACCTCCAACGTGCAGACCGGCGCCGTGCCGAGCCTCGCCGCCCACCCGCTCAAGTTCTACTTCGACTACGGCCTCCGGGTGACCATCAACACCGACAACCGGCTCATCACCGACACCACCGTCACCAAGGAGCTGTGGCTGGCGCACAAGGAGCTGGGGCTCGCGCTCGAGGACCTCACCACCGTCATCGTCTCCGGCTTCAAGAGCGCGTTCCTCCCGTTCCGCGAGAAGCAGGACATGCTGCGCGCCGTGAACCAGGAGATCGCCACCACGCTCGCCGCCTTCGAGAAGCGCCCCACCGCCGTCAAGAAGCCCGCCTGA
- a CDS encoding transposase, whose translation MKRPRSTRCRRLHLCLNAGYDCQQVRTWAARLGFTLQVRRRRPPARPPKGSRRKKTQCWVVERSHSFLHRFRPLLVRWERRDDAYLALLHLPWASSLGSTTSK comes from the coding sequence ATGAAGCGCCCCAGATCGACCCGCTGTCGGCGCCTGCACCTGTGCCTGAATGCAGGGTACGACTGCCAGCAAGTGCGTACTTGGGCAGCCCGCCTGGGCTTCACATTGCAAGTGAGGAGGCGCCGCCCACCAGCGCGGCCGCCGAAGGGGAGTCGGCGCAAGAAGACGCAGTGCTGGGTGGTCGAGCGCTCCCATTCATTCCTCCACCGGTTCCGCCCCTTGCTGGTGCGATGGGAGAGGCGAGACGACGCTTACCTAGCGTTGCTCCACCTGCCTTGGGCATCGTCACTTGGTTCCACGACCTCGAAATAG